In the genome of Acidimicrobiia bacterium, the window GGCGGAAAGCGCCCGGCAGTTGTGGTCGATGTCAACGGCTACGAATACCGCAACACGGTCGCCGTGATGGGTGGCAAACATCTGATAAGTGTGAGTGCTGCAGTGCGCAAAGAAACCGGTCTCAAGGGCGGAGACCCGATACGGGTGACGCTCACCCTGGCAGAAGGCCCGCGTCCCGTGCAGATGCCGGAGGAATTTCGAGCTGCGCTCGATGCCAACCCATCGGTTCGCGAATTCTTTGACGGTCTATCGAACAGTGTGCAGCGATATCACTGCGACAATATCGGTGGCG includes:
- a CDS encoding DUF1905 domain-containing protein, with the protein product MTARSVSFDTTLSAFGNNTGIEVPPDVIDQLGGGKRPAVVVDVNGYEYRNTVAVMGGKHLISVSAAVRKETGLKGGDPIRVTLTLAEGPRPVQMPEEFRAALDANPSVREFFDGLSNSVQRYHCDNIGGAKTEETRQRRTVKAIELFAAGKPR